The following proteins come from a genomic window of Drosophila sulfurigaster albostrigata strain 15112-1811.04 chromosome X, ASM2355843v2, whole genome shotgun sequence:
- the LOC133847395 gene encoding kinesin-related protein 4 — MATNTSISSATPSLATTPATTPTAMTTAATTAKRLGYTSPAVSSLSAASASASAASASAASATTASVICEEVFDEACLPSSEEINDYATLIGIEPGKETHLLYLAKEGLMAALPPEWKICYSEEKSGHYYHNTRTKQSQWDHPLDAVYRELVEQTRQKLATGGSVGAATPIIDNSDDVSQLDSGIRSMQGTDELLDDMSSPLNNGSSQNQHQQQQQQPQQPQQLKASGANSFPGPSGFSGGVSRFLESRSKNFGPIFQPVKNTRFEVAKTNSQISLAMKFGGQSPAAAGGETPGAAGAATQRSGGAFQLSGTGAMFLKSRRHLEQQQQPQTVAPTSSAAATATPPPIELGSTPGVKGILRDSSLTDMRRRFDRERDRDEDAVIVVGASGGGEDKKSVRFNLEDTIRLRSSPEEEDNNSLRKLNQSPELSINSEDEGGDESERDADNDDEEEEEEEEEDDDDDVWDEDVIDPDAMEGMCSLNPFISDANKSIRIINLPKAQTIQMLKSAQSSVPELEPVKLGESSGSGGGVTTTASSYLDKLKESAAVKPLYEDTDSDSKGSSVRSFIINKSEQESLHSSTTPAGNNPFDLDELGRKHSHELEQLQRKSAQSAAQLATDKLGLRSLKMASKLVGLLKQKDSNSQSSASGEGVLNEAAALQQLQQDMEHVKREHETRLKSLRHEYDLRLTSHQHQLEEAFELQLEEYRSQLEHQLQAKRAQVVSEHKARMATLQSNHAELLHELERDLRSEQEILRREHAAKLTQMRDKLAHELELEKQRLRDTGEERLYEKVRCEKRLLEDKYRCLKEKYVRLKTDVKLSLERRSRRREAQALQQHNNAHHHGTHHGHHNNHTNTNTTTGSETERSISQKPSIGNSENRSLSYSEQATAAGGLSPATTGGSQGAAAKVKPPVPPKTHLSKPGIASKYIKTLQLQDDTNTSLSQSDTTISNNYSKGRYLAAMATPTATPTPSASAVVLSDNGNSDSEAVALQQQENNNNNNNKSLSVVQPRKKLFSRTKSASTSRLNSDNSNNYGKQQPQQQQLVEQRPCTPVENLRHQLQKLEDLEDQFPEHTLDTTYHLRYPFTDISNEHAAVVGSVVGSELEFFKHRIHLERDSVRRAKESLRTQRTNFRARQREIKQRHKTIALAAPRHSLDQLIQEEKELTEMEVNLHRTRALLGEKVIRLRHLEQSLLRIYEKEKPTLEQEPKDDATTLSDLSSHSSSGFSSTDFASGADLHKRKEYFQQESNECIQNLEILNAEIREILDILSQKQQHQHQTASHQALSTLNMGMSMPPMISPNELSWSHMLSQQQQHQQSSSAVAAMPTLQSSSSTHSLSGATTQQTQAAAVAAAAAAAAAVHAPQSIPTLADRLETYRQLAAGRMHSSMGGAILAANTIVSQSPRAVNYTTSLVERTRDLRNWLRQAKTEHELLTGMGMQHGLAMHSASGAGGISGIGAAIGGNSSGGSSASGGGGGGGGATASVVVPAAGTATGTGTTAGAAVATAAAAQTNL; from the exons AGATCAACGATTATGCGACGCTGATTGGCATTGAGCCCGGCAAGGAGACACATTTGCTATACCTGGCCAAGGAAGGTCTTATGGCCGCCCTGCCGCCCGAGTGGAAGATCTG CTACTCGGAGGAGAAGAGCGGACATTACTATCACAATACGCGGACAAAGCAATCGCAGTGGGATCATCCGCTGGACGCCGTCTATCGTGAGCTCGTCGAGCAGACGCGACAAAAGCTCGCCACCGGAGGCAGCGTCGGAGCAGCGACTCCCATCATTGACAACTCGGATGATGTGTCGCAGCTGGACTCGGGAATACGCAGCATGCAGGGCACCGACGAATTGCTCGACGACATGAGTTCACCCCTCAACAATGGCAGCAGTCAgaatcagcatcaacagcagcagcagcaaccgcaacaaccacagcaattGAAAGCGAGCGGAGCAAATAGTTTTCCCGGTCCGAGCGGATTTAGCGGCGGTGTCAGTCGCTTTTTGGAGTCGCGCAGCAAGAACTTTGGTCCCATCTTTCAGCCGGTGAAGAACACACGCTTCGAGGTGGCCAAAACGAATTCACAAATCAGTCTGGCCATGAAATTCGGCGGACAATCTCCCGCAGCTGCGGGTGGAGAAACACCGGGAGCAGCGGGGGCGGCAACGCAACGTTCAGGCGGAGCATTTCAATTGTCCGGCACCGGGGCCATGTTCCTCAAGTCGCGACGTCACctcgaacagcagcaacagccacaaacTGTTGCCCCGACAAGCtcggcagcagcgacagcaactcCGCCTCCCATTGAGCTGGGCAGCACACCGGGCGTCAAGGGAATTCTACGCGACTCCAGTTTAACGGATATGCGGCGACGTTTCGATCGCGAACGCGATCGCGATGAGGATGCTGTGATTGTGGTGGGTGCCAGTGGCGGTGGAGAGGATAAGAAGAGCGTGCGGTTCAATCTGGAGGACACGATACGCTTGCGTAGCTCACCCGAGGAGGAGGATAACAACAGTCTGCGCAAACTCAACCAAAGTCCCGAGTTGTCCATCAACTCTGAAGACGAGGGTGGCGATGAATCCGAACGCGATGCTGACAACGATGACgaggaggaagaagaggaggaggaggaagacgatgacgatgacgtcTGGGATGAGGATGTGATTGATCCTGATGCCATGGAGGGCATGTGCAGTCTGAATCCCTTCATCAGTGATGCCAACAAATCCATACGCATCATCAATCTGCCCAAGGCACAAACCATACAGATGCTAAAATCCGCACAGAGCTCCGTTCCCGAACTGGAACCCGTCAAGCTAGGCGAGTCGAGTGGCAGCGGCGGAGGGGTGACGACAACAGCTAGCAGTTACCTCGACAAGCTGAAGGAAAGCGCCGCTGTCAAGCCTTTATATGAGGACACCGACTCGGATTCGAAGGGCAGCTCGGTGCGCAGTTTCATCATCAACAAATCGGAGCAGGAATCGCTGCACTCGTCAACTACGCCCGCGGGCAACAATCCCTTCGATCTCGACGAGCTGGGACGCAAGCACAGTCACGAATTGGAGCAACTTCAACGCAAGTCCGCGCAATCCGCGGCTCAGCTGGCAACCGATAAACTCGGTCTGCGGTCCCTGAAGATGGCCAGCAAGCTGGTGGGACTGCTGAAGCAGAAGGACAGCAACAGCCAGTCGTCTGCAAGCGGCGAGGGAGTGTTGAACGAGGCCGCAGCTctgcagcagctacaacaggATATGGAGCACGTTAAGCGCGAGCACGAGACGCGTCTGAAGAGTCTGCGGCACGAGTACGATTTGCGGCTGACCtcacatcagcatcagctcgAGGAGGCCTTCGAGCTGCAGCTAGAGGAATATCGCTCACAGCTCGAACATCAGCTGCAGGCGAAGCGCGCTCAGGTTGTCAGCGAGCACAAGGCACGCATGGCAACGCTGCAGTCGAATCACGCGGAGCTTTTGCACGAACTCGAACGGGATTTGCGCAGCGAACAGGAAATATTGCGACGCGAACATGCCGCAAAGTTGACGCAAATGCGCGACAAGCTCGCCCAcgaactggagctggagaaACAACGATTGCGGGACACCGGTGAGGAGCGATTGTACGAGAAGGTGCGCTGCGAGAAGCGGCTGCTTGAGGACAAATACCGTTGCCTCAAGGAGAAGTATGTGCGCCTGAAGACCGACGTCAAGTTGTCGCTGGAGCGACGCAGTCGTCGCCGCGAGGCGCAGGCGTtgcaacagcacaacaacgCCCATCATCATGGGACACATCACGGCCATCACAACAATCACACCAATACGAATACGACAACGGGTTCCGAGACGGAACGTTCGATCTCGCAGAAACCCTCGATCGGCAACAGCGAGAATCGTTCGCTTAGCTACTCGGAGCAAGCGACCGCCGCCGGTGGCCTAAGTCCCGCAACGACCGGCGGCAGTCAGGGTGCAGCGGCCAAGGTGAAGCCACCGGTGCCCCCGAAGACGCATCTAAGTAAACCTGGGATTGCCAGCAAGTACATTAAGACACTGCAGCTGCAGGACGATACGAACACCTCGTTGAGTCAATCGGACACAACGATCTCCAACAATTACAGCAAGGGACGGTATTTGGCTGCGATGGCGACACCGACGGCGACACCAACGCCCTCGGCATCGGCGGTGGTGTTGAGCGATAATGGGAATTCCGATTCCGAGGCGGTGGctctgcagcagcaggagaacaacaacaacaataacaataaatcatTGTCGGTGGTGCAGCCCCGGAAGAAACTGTTTTCGCGCACCAAATCCGCGTCGACCTCACGTCTCAATTCGGACAATTCGAACAACTACGgcaagcagcaaccacagcaacagcagctggtgGAGCAACGTCCCTGCACACCGGTGGAGAATTTGCGACATCAATTGCAGAAACTCGAGGATCTCGAGGATCAGTTTCCCGAGCATACGCTCGACACCACCTATCATCTCCGTTATCCCTTCACGGACATTTCCAATGAACATGCAGCGGTCGTGGGTTCGGTGGTCGGTTCCGAACTGGAGTTCTTCAAGCATCGCATACACCTGGAACGGGATTCGGTGAGGCGAGCCAAGGAATCGTTGCGCACGCAACGCACCAACTTCCGGGCACGTCAGCGTGAGATTAAGCAACGCCACAAGACAATTGCGTTGGCAGCACCGCGTCACTCGCTCGATCAACTGATACAGGAGGAAAAGGAGCTCACCGAAATGGAGGTGAATTTGCATCGAACACGCGCGTTGCTCGGGGAGAAGGTGATCCGATTGCGACACCTGGAGCAGAGTTTGTTGCGCATCTACGAGAAGGAGAAACCGACGCTAGAGCAAGAGCCCAAGGACGATGCGACCACATTGAGTGATCTCTCGTCGCACTCGAGTTCGGGTTTCAGCAGCACGGACTTTGCCAGCGGTGCCGATTTGCACAAGCGCAAGGAATACTTTCAACAGGAGTCAAACGAATGCATACAAAATCTCGAGATACTGAATGCCGAGATACGTGAAATACTCGACATACtaagccaaaagcaacagcaccaacacCAGACAGCCTCACATCAGGCATTGTCCACGCTTAACATGGGCATGTCCATGCCCCCGATGATATCCCCGAATGAGCTCAGCTGGTCGCACATGCtgagccaacagcagcagcatcagcaatcATCGTCAGCTGTCGCTGCAATGCCAACGCTTCAGAGCAGCAGCTCGACACACAGTCTCAGCGGTGCCACAACTCAACAAACCCAggcagctgctgtggcagcagcggcggcagctgcagctgcggtCCATGCCCCACAATCGATACCCACGCTCGCCGATCGCCTTGAGACGTATCGCCAATTGGCCGCCGGCCGCATGCACAGCTCGATGGGCGGCGCCATTCTGGCGGCCAACACAATTGTCTCCCAGAGTCCTCGGGCTGTGAACTACACCACAAGTCTGGTGGAACGGACCCGGGATTTACGCAACTGGTTGCGTCAGGCGAAGACCGAGCATGAGCTCCTCACCGGCATGGGGATGCAGCATGGCCTGGCGATGCACTCGGCCAGCGGTGCGGGTGGCATCAGTGGCATTGGTGCCGCAATCGGTGGCAACTCCTCCGGAGGCTCTTCGGCTAGCggtggaggcggtggcggaggcggTGCCACCGCTTCGGTTGTTGTCCCAGCTGCGGGAACAGCAACAGGTACAGGAACAACAGCCGGAGCAGCGGTTGCAACTGCGGCAGCCGCACAAACTAATTTGTAA